A section of the Quatrionicoccus australiensis genome encodes:
- a CDS encoding methyl-accepting chemotaxis protein, which translates to MKLFDINSLKGRLTLSVIVALIGLLALGAFEIIHLRGQLLEDRKATLKATVDIAMTVVKDIQTQESRGELNREQAQKLAKDVLRSMRYLGNEYFYVYDSKGMGVMHPIRPEYVGKSHWDRQDKSGAYIVRSLIQTALDKSEFTETQTAKPGSEILIPKLQHTAHFEPWDWIIGTGLYIDDLDALFYQQVRNAALVIALILLSVGAVAWWIARQILAQIGGEPADALAAMGKVANGDLTVSLGSPPRDSLLGELGNLVGALRAMMGEIALGASQVASSARQIADTSSEVALAAEAETEATQAMAAAMEELTVSITHVSENADETDRYASNAASLAVQGEASVKTVADDIATMSGTVASAAQQVRTLSANTQEVARIASVIKDIAGQTNLLALNAAIEAARAGEQGRGFAVVADEVRVLAERTEKATVEISGVVDRIQSETINTAKIMDAALPEADKARATACETTDLLQRIAEGSRSAQGLVRDVAASTREQSEASTALAQQVERIANQVEHTGESMGITAQAAQALLGTAQALQTATARFRI; encoded by the coding sequence ATGAAACTGTTCGACATCAACAGTCTGAAGGGGCGCTTGACCTTGTCGGTCATCGTCGCACTGATCGGACTGCTAGCGCTCGGCGCCTTCGAAATCATCCATCTGCGCGGTCAATTGCTGGAAGACCGCAAAGCCACCCTGAAAGCCACTGTCGACATCGCGATGACCGTGGTCAAGGACATCCAGACCCAGGAAAGCCGCGGCGAACTGAACCGCGAACAGGCCCAGAAGCTGGCCAAGGACGTCCTGCGCAGCATGCGCTACCTCGGCAACGAATATTTCTACGTCTACGACAGCAAGGGCATGGGCGTCATGCACCCCATCCGCCCCGAGTACGTCGGCAAATCGCACTGGGATCGCCAGGACAAAAGCGGCGCCTACATCGTCCGCTCTCTGATCCAGACGGCGCTCGACAAGAGCGAGTTCACCGAAACCCAAACCGCCAAGCCCGGCAGCGAAATCCTGATTCCGAAACTGCAGCACACTGCGCATTTCGAGCCCTGGGACTGGATCATCGGCACCGGTCTCTACATTGACGACCTCGATGCCCTGTTCTACCAGCAGGTGCGTAACGCCGCCCTGGTCATCGCACTCATTCTGCTCAGCGTCGGTGCCGTGGCCTGGTGGATCGCCCGCCAGATCCTCGCCCAGATCGGCGGCGAGCCGGCCGATGCCCTTGCCGCGATGGGCAAGGTCGCCAATGGCGACCTGACGGTTTCCCTGGGATCGCCGCCGCGCGACAGCCTGCTTGGCGAACTGGGCAATCTGGTCGGCGCGTTGCGTGCCATGATGGGCGAAATTGCGCTGGGCGCCAGCCAGGTCGCCAGTTCGGCCCGGCAAATTGCCGATACCTCGAGCGAAGTCGCACTCGCCGCCGAGGCGGAAACCGAGGCTACCCAGGCGATGGCTGCCGCCATGGAAGAACTGACCGTATCGATCACCCACGTCTCCGAGAACGCCGACGAAACCGACCGCTACGCCAGCAACGCCGCCAGCCTCGCCGTCCAGGGCGAAGCCAGCGTCAAGACCGTCGCCGACGACATCGCAACGATGTCGGGCACGGTCGCCAGCGCCGCCCAACAGGTGCGCACGCTTTCTGCCAACACCCAGGAAGTCGCCCGCATCGCCTCGGTGATCAAGGACATTGCCGGCCAGACCAACCTGCTTGCCCTCAATGCGGCGATCGAAGCGGCCCGCGCCGGCGAACAGGGCCGCGGCTTCGCGGTAGTTGCCGACGAAGTGCGCGTCCTTGCCGAACGGACCGAAAAGGCGACCGTCGAAATCTCGGGCGTCGTGGACCGAATCCAGAGCGAGACGATCAACACCGCGAAAATCATGGATGCCGCCCTGCCGGAAGCCGACAAGGCACGCGCCACCGCCTGCGAAACCACCGACCTGCTACAGCGCATCGCCGAGGGCTCGCGTTCCGCACAAGGCCTGGTCCGCGACGTCGCCGCCTCGACCCGCGAACAGAGCGAGGCGAGTACGGCACTGGCGCAGCAGGTTGAGCGCATCGCCAACCAGGTCGAACACACCGGCGAGAGCATGGGTATCACGGCCCAGGCCGCACAAGCCCTGCTCGGGACGGCACAGGCCCTGCAAACGGCCACGGCACGCTTCCGGATCTGA
- a CDS encoding ankyrin repeat domain-containing protein, which produces MTPELSAFLAEHGFAGDINAASADGRFTPLMRAAKLGRLDIVEQLLVLGAELNARNADGCNALWLACYHGDHALIERLLAAGVDIDNQNGNGATCLMYVASNSKPDLVKLLLDKGANPALKNFDDFSALDLAASRACLLLLKAAR; this is translated from the coding sequence ATGACGCCCGAACTGAGCGCCTTTCTCGCCGAGCACGGCTTTGCCGGCGACATCAATGCCGCATCGGCCGACGGCCGCTTCACGCCCTTGATGCGCGCCGCCAAACTCGGCCGCCTGGACATCGTCGAACAGTTGCTCGTGCTGGGCGCCGAGCTCAATGCGCGCAACGCAGATGGTTGCAACGCCCTCTGGCTGGCCTGCTACCACGGCGACCATGCCCTGATCGAACGCCTGCTCGCGGCTGGCGTCGATATCGACAACCAGAACGGCAACGGTGCAACTTGCCTGATGTACGTCGCCTCGAACAGCAAGCCCGATCTCGTCAAACTGCTGCTCGACAAGGGCGCCAATCCGGCCTTGAAGAATTTCGACGATTTCAGTGCGCTCGACCTGGCCGCCTCGCGCGCCTGCCTGCTACTGCTCAAAGCGGCGCGCTGA
- a CDS encoding glutamine--tRNA ligase/YqeY domain fusion protein: MSSPNQPANTPAPAANFIKNIVEADLAAGKHAQRHWAGQPGTAADHAAAPLDSAKLRTRFPPEPNGYLHFGHAKSILLNFGLAEQYGGRCHLRFDDTNPEKEDQEYVDSIIDAVKWLGCSWAKDGETNLYYASNYFDWMLQSAEALIAAGHAYVDSQSADEMRANRGTLTQPGKNSPFRDRSVAENIDLFKRMQAGEFADGQHILRAKIDMASPNINLRDPAIYRIRHATHHNTGDKYCVYPMYTFAHPIEDALENITHSICTLEFEDQRPFYDWLLERLAEAGLLQRPLPQQIEFSRLNLTYVVLSKRKLIQLVEEKHVSGWDDPRMPTLVGARRRGYSAEGFRLFAERIGVSKNDSLIDYVLFEDAMREVMNESDQRRIAVLDPVKLIIDNYPEGQVEECFAPNHPLHPELGQRSIPFSRELWIEGEDFMEVPSKGFRRLFPGNMARLRYGYVVECTGCDKDENGKVVAVHCNYLPETKSGTPGADSVKVKGNLHWVSAVQSYAAEIRLFERLFTVPAPGARREGDAPDLERDFLSDLNPASRQTITAQLEPSLRDAKPEERFQFERHGYFVADRVDSRDGQPVFNRAVTLKDSWGKAG; this comes from the coding sequence GTGAGCAGCCCGAATCAGCCCGCCAACACCCCGGCTCCCGCCGCCAATTTCATCAAGAACATCGTCGAGGCCGACCTCGCTGCCGGCAAACACGCGCAACGCCACTGGGCCGGTCAGCCCGGCACCGCTGCCGACCATGCCGCCGCCCCGCTCGACAGCGCCAAACTGCGCACCCGTTTCCCGCCCGAGCCGAACGGCTACCTGCACTTCGGCCACGCCAAGTCCATCCTGCTCAACTTCGGCCTCGCCGAGCAATACGGCGGCCGCTGCCACCTGCGCTTTGACGACACCAATCCGGAGAAGGAAGACCAGGAATACGTCGATTCCATCATCGATGCGGTCAAGTGGCTGGGTTGCTCGTGGGCGAAGGACGGCGAGACCAACCTCTACTACGCCTCGAATTATTTCGACTGGATGCTGCAATCGGCCGAGGCCTTGATCGCCGCTGGCCACGCCTACGTCGACAGCCAGTCGGCCGACGAAATGCGCGCCAATCGCGGCACGCTGACCCAGCCCGGCAAGAATTCGCCGTTCCGCGACCGCAGCGTCGCCGAGAACATCGATCTGTTCAAGCGCATGCAGGCCGGCGAATTCGCCGACGGTCAACACATCCTGCGTGCCAAAATCGACATGGCCTCGCCCAACATCAACCTGCGCGATCCGGCCATCTACCGCATCCGCCACGCGACGCACCACAATACCGGCGACAAGTACTGCGTCTACCCGATGTATACCTTCGCGCACCCGATCGAGGATGCGCTGGAAAACATCACGCATTCGATCTGCACGCTGGAATTCGAAGACCAGCGCCCATTCTACGACTGGCTGCTCGAACGCCTCGCCGAAGCCGGCTTGCTGCAACGGCCGCTTCCGCAGCAGATCGAGTTCTCGCGCCTCAACCTGACCTATGTCGTGCTCTCCAAGCGCAAGCTGATCCAGCTCGTTGAAGAGAAGCATGTTTCCGGCTGGGACGACCCGCGCATGCCGACCCTGGTCGGCGCCCGCCGGCGCGGCTACTCGGCCGAAGGTTTCCGCCTGTTCGCCGAGCGCATCGGCGTCTCGAAAAACGACTCGCTGATCGACTACGTGCTGTTCGAAGATGCGATGCGCGAAGTGATGAACGAGTCCGACCAGCGCCGCATCGCCGTGCTCGACCCGGTCAAGCTGATCATCGACAACTACCCGGAAGGCCAGGTCGAGGAATGCTTCGCGCCGAACCACCCGCTGCACCCGGAGCTCGGCCAGCGTTCGATTCCGTTCAGCCGCGAGCTGTGGATCGAGGGCGAGGACTTCATGGAAGTCCCGAGCAAGGGTTTCCGCCGCCTCTTCCCGGGCAACATGGCGCGCCTGCGCTACGGTTACGTCGTCGAATGCACCGGTTGCGACAAGGATGAAAACGGCAAGGTCGTGGCGGTCCACTGCAATTATTTGCCCGAAACCAAGTCCGGCACGCCGGGTGCCGACAGCGTCAAGGTCAAGGGCAACCTGCACTGGGTGTCGGCTGTCCAGTCCTACGCCGCCGAGATTCGCCTGTTCGAGCGCCTGTTCACCGTGCCCGCCCCCGGCGCCCGCCGCGAAGGCGATGCCCCGGACCTGGAACGCGACTTCCTCAGCGACCTCAATCCCGCTTCGCGCCAGACCATCACCGCCCAGCTCGAACCCAGCCTGCGCGATGCCAAGCCGGAAGAACGCTTTCAGTTCGAGCGACACGGCTACTTCGTCGCCGACCGC
- the hrpA gene encoding ATP-dependent RNA helicase HrpA, which yields MQRNLLRSTGEKRAKLQADFAALLEKSRAGLEKRQASLPKPEFQADLPVNERREEIAALISKHQVVIVCGETGSGKTTQLPKICLELGRGGAGLIGHTQPRRLAARSVATRLAQELKTQVGTGVGVKIRFQDKSTADSWVKLMTDGILLAESQSDPYLSAYDTIIIDEAHERSLNIDFLLGYLKQLLPKRPDLKVIITSATIDAERFSQHFSANGKPAPVIEVSGRLYPVDVRYRPVSDIEKKDDERDLYDAIVDAADELSRLGSGDILVFLPGEREIREAAEALRKHALARPGLSTAHAPEILPLFSRLSAGEQDRIFKPSGSQRRIVLATNVAETSLTVPGIRYVIDTGLARVKRYSYRNKVEQLQIEKISQAAARQRAGRCGRVAAGVCIRLYDELDFNARPPFTDPEILRSSLAGVILRMKSLKLTDVESFPFIEPPPAKAIADGYALLQELGGLDEENRLTKVGDALARLPLDPRIGRMLVAARDLGCLKEVMVIAAGLSTQDPRERPQERQQAADEKHKLFADEKSEFLSWWKLWNWFQNAVEHKKSNKQLVDTCHSHFLSYLRLREWREVHSQLHSMIGELAAKDGGWKESEIPGTYEAIHQALLSGLLGNIGCKADESGYYLGARGIRYLIHPSSPLQKKAGKWIMAAEITETTRLFGRCVARIEDGWIEKVGAHLIKRQYFDAHWEKRSMQVAGWERTTLYGIVINPKRRIHYGPLAPAEAREIFIRQGLVGEEIDEAFAKRWPFYQHNQKQIRDIEHLEHKQRRQDVLVDDELIFAFYDSIIPEGIHNGATFDHWRKEAERDNPKLLFLAKDDLMRHSAAGVTTEAFPHHLKLGGVEYVLTYHFEPGSPRDGVTLTLPLAQLNQIPAGRMEWLVPGLLKEKLVQLIKTLPQRIRAKLVPVPEFVEEFIVATAGNDRKMGQGLIAPLIDYILEARGLNARGWAVTPDAFRPDALPAHFSMNYKLIDEHGRQLDMNRSLVQLRADWGREAKQEFAELHETPSEFTKLTDWTFGELPELMEVPVAGQTVLGYPGLSDDGETVSLKVFDSPEEAAEAHRVGLLRLFMLQFKEQVKYFDKNVPGLTQMAMQYMALGSSDDLKNQIVALTFERACLTEPLPTTPNAFKSRCGDSKARLGLVMQEVCRLVGTVLTEWQAVVKKLPAFKAHAAATQDIEAQLKRLMGKNFVSETPFERLAHYPRYLKGIQVRLDKLKSNPARDTQLMADYAPLWTNYERRAILLAKQGTFDPQIEQFRWLLEELRISLFAQELKTPVPMSVKRLQKQWEGIQYG from the coding sequence ATGCAGCGCAATCTTTTACGGTCGACCGGTGAAAAACGGGCAAAGCTGCAGGCCGATTTCGCGGCGCTGCTGGAAAAATCGCGCGCCGGGCTGGAAAAGCGTCAGGCCAGCCTGCCCAAACCGGAATTCCAGGCCGATCTGCCGGTCAATGAGCGGCGCGAGGAGATCGCGGCGCTGATCAGTAAGCACCAGGTGGTCATCGTCTGCGGCGAAACCGGTTCGGGCAAGACGACGCAGTTGCCGAAAATCTGTCTTGAGCTCGGCCGCGGCGGCGCCGGGCTGATCGGTCACACGCAGCCGCGCCGGCTGGCGGCGCGCTCGGTCGCCACCCGTTTGGCGCAGGAGCTGAAGACGCAGGTCGGGACGGGCGTCGGCGTCAAAATCCGCTTCCAGGACAAGTCGACCGCCGACAGCTGGGTCAAGCTGATGACCGACGGCATCCTGCTCGCCGAGTCGCAGTCCGATCCGTATCTCTCGGCCTACGACACGATCATCATCGACGAGGCGCACGAGCGCAGCCTGAACATCGATTTCCTGCTCGGCTACCTCAAGCAGTTGTTGCCCAAGCGCCCTGATCTCAAGGTCATCATCACTTCGGCGACCATCGACGCCGAGCGCTTTTCCCAGCATTTCAGCGCGAATGGAAAACCCGCGCCGGTGATCGAGGTGTCGGGCCGGCTCTACCCGGTCGACGTGCGCTACCGGCCTGTTTCCGATATCGAGAAAAAGGACGACGAGCGCGATCTCTACGACGCCATCGTCGATGCCGCCGACGAGTTGTCGCGCCTGGGTTCCGGCGACATCCTGGTCTTCCTGCCTGGCGAGCGCGAAATCCGCGAGGCGGCGGAGGCTCTGCGCAAGCACGCGCTGGCGCGGCCGGGTTTGTCGACGGCGCATGCGCCGGAAATCCTGCCGCTCTTCTCGCGCCTGTCGGCTGGCGAGCAGGACCGTATCTTCAAGCCTTCAGGCAGCCAGCGGCGCATCGTGCTGGCCACCAACGTCGCCGAAACCTCGCTGACTGTGCCGGGCATCCGCTACGTCATCGACACCGGCCTGGCCCGCGTCAAGCGCTACTCCTACCGCAACAAGGTCGAGCAACTGCAGATCGAGAAGATTTCGCAGGCGGCGGCCCGCCAGCGCGCCGGGCGTTGCGGCCGGGTGGCAGCCGGCGTCTGCATCCGTTTATACGACGAGCTCGATTTCAACGCCCGCCCGCCGTTCACCGATCCGGAAATCCTGCGTTCCTCGCTGGCCGGCGTCATCCTGCGCATGAAGTCGCTGAAACTGACCGACGTCGAGAGCTTCCCCTTCATCGAACCGCCGCCGGCCAAGGCAATTGCCGACGGTTACGCGCTGTTGCAGGAACTCGGCGGGCTCGACGAGGAAAACCGTTTAACGAAGGTCGGCGATGCGCTGGCCCGTTTGCCGCTCGACCCACGCATCGGCCGCATGCTGGTTGCGGCGCGTGACTTGGGCTGCCTCAAGGAAGTCATGGTCATCGCCGCCGGCCTGTCCACGCAGGACCCGCGTGAGAGGCCGCAGGAGCGTCAACAGGCGGCGGACGAGAAGCACAAGCTGTTTGCCGATGAGAAATCGGAATTCCTCAGTTGGTGGAAGCTGTGGAACTGGTTCCAGAACGCCGTCGAACACAAGAAGTCGAACAAGCAACTGGTCGATACCTGTCACAGTCACTTCCTTTCGTATTTACGCCTGCGCGAATGGCGCGAAGTGCACAGCCAGTTGCATTCGATGATCGGCGAGCTGGCCGCCAAGGACGGTGGCTGGAAGGAAAGCGAGATTCCCGGTACCTATGAGGCCATCCATCAGGCCCTGCTCTCCGGCCTGTTGGGGAATATCGGCTGCAAGGCCGACGAATCCGGCTACTACCTCGGGGCGCGCGGCATCCGTTATCTGATCCACCCGTCGTCGCCGCTGCAGAAAAAGGCCGGCAAGTGGATCATGGCGGCCGAGATCACCGAGACGACGCGCCTCTTCGGGCGCTGCGTGGCCCGCATCGAAGATGGCTGGATCGAGAAAGTGGGCGCTCACCTCATCAAGCGCCAGTATTTCGATGCGCACTGGGAAAAGCGCTCGATGCAGGTGGCCGGCTGGGAGCGCACGACGCTCTACGGTATCGTCATTAACCCCAAGCGGCGCATCCATTACGGGCCGCTGGCGCCGGCCGAGGCGCGCGAAATCTTCATCCGCCAGGGCCTGGTCGGCGAGGAAATCGACGAGGCTTTCGCCAAGCGCTGGCCCTTCTACCAGCACAACCAGAAGCAGATCCGCGACATCGAGCACCTCGAACACAAGCAACGTCGCCAGGACGTGCTGGTCGATGACGAGCTGATCTTCGCTTTCTACGACTCGATCATTCCCGAAGGCATCCACAACGGCGCGACTTTCGATCACTGGCGCAAGGAAGCCGAGCGCGACAACCCGAAGCTGCTCTTCCTCGCCAAAGACGACCTGATGCGCCACTCGGCGGCCGGCGTCACGACCGAAGCCTTTCCGCACCATCTCAAGCTGGGCGGCGTCGAGTATGTGCTCACCTACCATTTCGAGCCCGGCTCGCCGCGCGATGGTGTCACTCTGACCCTGCCGCTCGCCCAGTTGAACCAGATTCCGGCCGGTCGTATGGAATGGCTGGTGCCCGGCCTGCTCAAGGAAAAGCTGGTGCAGCTGATCAAGACGCTGCCGCAGCGCATCCGCGCCAAGCTGGTGCCGGTGCCGGAATTCGTCGAGGAATTCATCGTGGCGACGGCCGGCAACGACCGCAAAATGGGCCAGGGCCTGATCGCGCCGCTGATCGACTACATCCTTGAAGCGCGCGGCCTGAACGCGCGCGGCTGGGCGGTGACGCCGGACGCTTTCCGGCCCGATGCGCTGCCCGCCCATTTCTCGATGAACTACAAGTTGATCGACGAGCACGGCCGCCAGCTCGACATGAACCGCAGCCTGGTGCAATTGCGCGCCGACTGGGGGCGCGAGGCCAAGCAGGAATTCGCCGAGCTGCACGAAACGCCCTCGGAATTCACCAAGCTCACCGACTGGACCTTCGGCGAATTGCCGGAGCTCATGGAAGTGCCGGTCGCCGGTCAGACCGTACTCGGCTATCCGGGGCTCAGCGACGACGGCGAAACGGTCAGCCTCAAGGTGTTCGATTCGCCCGAGGAAGCCGCCGAGGCGCATCGCGTTGGCCTGCTGCGCCTGTTCATGCTGCAGTTCAAGGAGCAGGTGAAGTATTTCGACAAGAACGTGCCCGGCCTGACCCAGATGGCGATGCAGTACATGGCCCTGGGCAGCAGCGACGACCTGAAGAACCAGATCGTCGCGCTGACCTTCGAACGCGCCTGCCTGACCGAACCGCTGCCGACGACGCCGAACGCCTTCAAGAGCCGCTGTGGCGACAGCAAGGCGCGGCTTGGCCTGGTCATGCAGGAAGTCTGTCGCCTGGTCGGCACGGTGCTCACCGAATGGCAGGCGGTCGTCAAGAAACTACCGGCCTTCAAGGCGCATGCGGCGGCAACGCAGGATATCGAGGCGCAATTGAAGCGCCTGATGGGCAAGAACTTCGTTTCCGAAACGCCCTTCGAGCGTCTGGCGCATTACCCGCGTTACCTCAAGGGCATCCAGGTCCGTCTCGACAAGCTGAAGTCCAATCCGGCGCGCGACACGCAGTTGATGGCCGATTACGCGCCGCTGTGGACCAATTACGAACGGCGCGCCATCCTGCTCGCCAAGCAGGGCACGTTCGATCCGCAGATCGAACAGTTCCGCTGGCTGCTCGAAGAGCTGCGGATCAGCCTGTTCGCGCAGGAACTCAAGACGCCGGTGCCGATGTCGGTCAAGCGTCTGCAAAAACAATGGGAAGGAATTCAATATGGCTGA
- a CDS encoding DUF1294 domain-containing protein, producing MRHQGKITAWKDDQGYGFITPNSGGDQVFVHIKSFVSRRQRPALAQIVTYELRRDESGRAQASAVDFVLRRKTARDSRSTGANRLTPNLAIGFLLFVALSAWAGKLPTAVPALYFAASLVTFGVYAHDKSAARANRWRTKKSTLHLLALIGGWPGALLAQSHLRHKSGKAAFLGVFWSTVLLNGGTLILLLTPGGKMLRAALGIA from the coding sequence ATGCGCCATCAGGGAAAAATCACCGCCTGGAAGGATGATCAGGGCTACGGCTTCATCACGCCGAACAGCGGCGGCGACCAAGTCTTCGTCCATATCAAGTCCTTCGTCAGTCGCCGGCAAAGGCCGGCACTCGCGCAGATCGTGACATACGAACTGCGCCGCGACGAGAGCGGCCGAGCGCAGGCCAGCGCGGTCGACTTCGTCCTTCGCCGGAAAACCGCCCGCGACAGCCGGTCGACCGGTGCGAACCGGCTCACGCCCAATCTCGCCATCGGCTTCCTGCTTTTTGTTGCGCTGTCGGCCTGGGCGGGCAAGCTGCCGACCGCCGTACCGGCCCTGTATTTCGCTGCCAGCCTCGTCACCTTCGGCGTCTATGCCCACGACAAATCGGCAGCCCGCGCAAACCGCTGGCGCACCAAGAAAAGCACCCTGCACCTGCTGGCCCTGATCGGCGGCTGGCCGGGTGCGCTGCTGGCACAAAGCCATTTACGGCACAAATCGGGCAAGGCCGCGTTTCTCGGTGTTTTCTGGAGCACTGTCCTGCTCAACGGCGGCACGCTGATACTCCTGCTGACTCCCGGCGGCAAAATGCTGCGGGCCGCACTCGGCATCGCCTGA
- the trhA gene encoding PAQR family membrane homeostasis protein TrhA gives MYYGERFNAWTHLIGALLAATGAIWLVVLAAASGDAWKVVSAAIYGSTLVVLYSISTIYHSVRGRVKNVLRKLDHLSIYLLIAGSYTPFCLISLRGPWGWSLFGVVWTLALVGMLQEIKPRSEARIMSLVIYAVMGWIVLVAVKPLLATLGFAGFAWLAAGGIFYTVGIIFFAFDERFRHWHGIWHLFVIAGSLAHFIAVLFYVL, from the coding sequence GTGTACTACGGAGAACGTTTCAACGCCTGGACTCACCTGATCGGCGCCCTGCTCGCTGCGACCGGCGCGATCTGGCTGGTCGTCCTCGCCGCCGCCAGCGGCGATGCCTGGAAGGTGGTCAGCGCCGCCATCTACGGCAGCACGCTGGTCGTGCTGTACAGCATTTCCACCATTTATCACAGCGTGCGCGGCCGGGTGAAAAACGTCCTGCGCAAGCTCGATCACCTGTCGATCTACCTGCTGATCGCCGGCAGCTACACGCCTTTCTGCCTGATCAGCCTGCGCGGGCCGTGGGGCTGGTCGCTGTTCGGCGTGGTGTGGACGCTGGCCCTTGTCGGCATGTTGCAGGAAATCAAGCCGCGCTCGGAAGCACGCATCATGTCGCTGGTCATTTATGCCGTGATGGGCTGGATCGTCCTCGTCGCCGTCAAGCCGCTGCTCGCCACCCTCGGCTTCGCCGGCTTTGCCTGGCTGGCAGCCGGCGGCATTTTCTACACCGTGGGCATCATCTTTTTCGCCTTCGACGAGCGCTTTCGCCACTGGCACGGCATCTGGCATCTGTTCGTGATCGCCGGCAGCCTGGCGCATTTCATCGCGGTCCTGTTTTACGTCTTGTAA
- a CDS encoding nitroreductase family protein has protein sequence MSDTPQDVVRAYHARSKHRFAAYAEGPGQLDWDAQPAAFRHYPGAPVLELPLSADRFERPYGRLPEKPEKQIAPDLANLGALLELSFGLSAWKSWGPNRWALRCNPSSGNLHPVEAYVLSAGLPGIPAGVQHYDPENHALEGRAAVAVGDKPWLAVGLSSIMWREAWKYGERAFRYCQLDVGHALGALGYAAALLGWEVVPLAVDAGTLQHCLGLDRPEDFPPSRYAFTECEEPEILVALRAPGLHMPPDGDGLADWLRDASWHGTPSRIDAAPGYRWPAIDQVASASRAQRSTTQKVAFSPLPPLTPQPNLVGAAALIRQRRSAQRFDPKHGLAKTAFYRLLDGVLPRPQAPWLAQAAPSRIHLLLFVLRVDGLASGLYLLPRTPAAASTLPAALAPAEARFAQRRPVSAFDADCPPHLGLIQLCEADLQELQRLARSLSCHQDIAATSAFSLGMLGEFAAATVDGHGYRELLREAGLVGQALYLEAEAAGVRGTGIGCFFDDPVHELFGVDATRYQSVYHFTVGLPINDARIETGPPYPQRSKEPA, from the coding sequence GTGTCGGATACCCCACAAGACGTCGTGCGTGCCTACCACGCCCGCAGCAAGCATCGCTTCGCCGCCTACGCCGAAGGCCCCGGCCAGCTCGACTGGGATGCCCAGCCGGCAGCCTTCCGTCACTATCCGGGCGCGCCGGTGCTCGAACTGCCGCTCAGCGCCGACCGCTTCGAGCGTCCATACGGTCGACTGCCGGAAAAGCCCGAAAAGCAAATCGCGCCCGATCTTGCCAACCTGGGCGCGCTGCTCGAACTGTCCTTCGGACTCTCCGCCTGGAAAAGCTGGGGGCCGAACCGCTGGGCACTGCGCTGCAATCCTTCCTCCGGCAACCTGCACCCGGTTGAAGCCTATGTGCTGAGCGCCGGCCTGCCCGGCATACCGGCGGGCGTGCAGCACTACGATCCGGAAAATCACGCCCTCGAAGGCCGCGCCGCTGTTGCTGTCGGGGACAAGCCCTGGCTGGCGGTCGGCCTGTCCAGCATCATGTGGCGCGAGGCCTGGAAATACGGCGAGCGCGCCTTTCGCTACTGCCAGCTCGACGTCGGCCATGCGCTCGGCGCCCTCGGCTACGCGGCGGCGCTGCTCGGCTGGGAAGTGGTGCCGCTTGCTGTCGATGCGGGCACGCTGCAGCACTGCCTCGGTCTGGATCGCCCGGAAGATTTCCCGCCTTCGCGCTACGCCTTCACCGAATGCGAGGAGCCGGAAATCCTCGTCGCCCTGCGCGCGCCCGGCCTGCACATGCCGCCAGACGGCGACGGACTCGCCGATTGGCTGCGCGATGCCAGCTGGCACGGCACGCCGAGCCGCATCGATGCTGCGCCCGGCTATCGCTGGCCGGCCATCGACCAGGTCGCCAGCGCCAGCCGGGCGCAACGGTCGACCACGCAAAAAGTGGCATTTTCCCCGCTGCCGCCGCTCACCCCGCAACCGAACCTGGTCGGCGCCGCCGCGCTGATCCGGCAACGGCGCAGCGCGCAGCGCTTTGATCCCAAACACGGCCTGGCCAAAACCGCCTTCTATCGCCTGCTCGACGGCGTCCTGCCGCGCCCGCAGGCGCCCTGGCTGGCGCAGGCAGCGCCGAGTCGCATCCACCTACTGCTCTTCGTGCTGCGCGTCGACGGCCTGGCCAGCGGCCTCTACCTGCTGCCGCGCACGCCGGCCGCCGCCAGCACCCTGCCCGCCGCGCTAGCACCGGCCGAGGCCCGCTTTGCGCAGCGCCGCCCGGTCAGCGCCTTCGATGCTGACTGCCCGCCGCATCTCGGCCTGATCCAGCTTTGTGAAGCGGATTTGCAGGAATTGCAAAGGCTGGCCCGCTCGCTCTCCTGCCACCAGGACATTGCCGCGACCAGTGCCTTTTCGCTCGGCATGCTCGGCGAATTCGCCGCCGCCACGGTCGACGGCCACGGTTACCGCGAATTGCTGCGCGAAGCCGGCCTGGTCGGCCAGGCGCTTTATCTCGAAGCGGAAGCCGCCGGCGTGCGCGGTACCGGCATCGGCTGCTTCTTCGATGACCCGGTGCATGAATTGTTCGGCGTGGACGCCACGCGCTACCAGAGCGTTTATCACTTCACGGTCGGCCTGCCGATCAACGATGCCCGCATCGAAACCGGGCCACCCTATCCCCAACGTAGCAAGGAACCCGCATGA